From a region of the Gammaproteobacteria bacterium genome:
- a CDS encoding Fe2+-dependent dioxygenase has protein sequence MLLTIPQVLSKDEVKQFREHLDHAPWLDGKLTAGGQAVHVKANQQLDDNAELTKHLSQTLLHRLSTHPTFISAALPNKIFPPKFNRYQNGGHYGLHVDNAIMSLADGQSLRTDVSATLFFDEPEDYQGGELAIETQYGAQEVKLSAGDLILYPSTSLHQVRAVTQGKRVCAFFWIQSLVNDSGQREQLFELDQSIQVLTMDRGSDDFEVKRLTGIYHNLVRSWSQC, from the coding sequence ATGTTACTTACCATTCCGCAAGTATTAAGCAAAGACGAAGTGAAACAGTTTCGAGAGCACCTTGACCATGCTCCTTGGTTAGATGGCAAATTAACCGCTGGCGGCCAGGCCGTTCATGTTAAAGCCAATCAGCAGCTGGACGATAATGCAGAATTAACCAAGCACTTAAGCCAAACACTGCTACACCGCTTGAGCACTCATCCAACGTTTATTTCAGCGGCCTTGCCCAACAAAATATTTCCGCCAAAATTTAATCGCTACCAAAATGGTGGTCATTATGGTTTGCATGTCGACAATGCGATTATGTCGCTCGCCGATGGCCAAAGCTTACGTACAGATGTGTCTGCAACGCTATTTTTTGATGAGCCAGAAGATTACCAAGGCGGTGAGTTGGCCATCGAAACTCAATATGGCGCTCAAGAAGTAAAATTAAGTGCTGGTGATTTAATTTTGTACCCGTCAACCAGTTTGCATCAAGTACGAGCAGTTACCCAAGGTAAGCGAGTTTGCGCCTTTTTTTGGATTCAAAGCTTAGTCAATGACAGCGGGCAACGTGAGCAACTTTTTGAACTAGACCAGTCAATTCAAGTATTAACCATGGATCGCGGCAGTGATGACTTTGAAGTAAAACGCTTAACGGGTATTTATCACAACTTAGTGCGCTCATGGAGCCAGTGTTAA
- a CDS encoding alpha-hydroxy-acid oxidizing protein, translating to MPNSAKISPPLQQIPRDIVSPGDYQRIFHHFVRHDIYEYIEGGVADDITLNNNRDAFDQIKLIPKVLANFEHASSQCDLAGQSFKYPILLAPVAYQKLVHPQGELATIEAANVINTGFISSTLASTTLEQMADKLTTNKWFQLYFQDAKENTLSLVKRAEQAGYTSLVVTIDAPVNGLRNRAQRANFTMPAGVEAVNLSQHTQLPPQTLNPDQSIILNGIMGDAPTWQDIAWLQTQTKLPIFLKGIINPNDAKKAAAMGLAGIVVSNHGGRTLDGLPATIEMLPLIRQQVGPDFTLLLDSGIRRGSDIFKAIALGADAVLIGRPQLHGLGVAGALGVAHILRLFVEEFELTMALMGCATLADITPDCLYNP from the coding sequence ATGCCAAATTCAGCAAAAATTAGCCCGCCATTGCAGCAGATCCCACGCGATATTGTTTCACCGGGTGACTATCAACGGATATTTCATCATTTTGTCCGACACGATATTTATGAATATATCGAAGGCGGAGTTGCCGATGACATCACGCTCAATAACAACCGCGATGCCTTTGACCAAATTAAACTCATTCCAAAAGTATTGGCTAACTTTGAGCATGCCTCAAGCCAGTGCGATTTAGCCGGGCAATCTTTTAAGTACCCGATATTATTAGCCCCTGTTGCTTACCAAAAATTGGTTCATCCGCAGGGCGAATTAGCCACTATTGAAGCGGCTAACGTCATTAATACTGGCTTTATTAGCAGCACACTTGCTTCAACCACACTTGAGCAAATGGCCGATAAACTAACCACCAACAAGTGGTTCCAGTTATATTTTCAAGACGCTAAAGAAAATACTCTCTCATTAGTTAAACGCGCCGAACAAGCGGGTTATACCAGCTTAGTCGTGACCATTGACGCACCAGTAAATGGCCTGCGCAACCGTGCACAACGCGCGAATTTTACTATGCCAGCAGGTGTTGAAGCGGTTAATTTAAGCCAGCACACTCAACTGCCGCCGCAAACATTAAACCCAGATCAAAGCATTATTCTTAATGGCATAATGGGCGATGCGCCAACGTGGCAAGATATCGCTTGGTTACAAACTCAAACTAAATTACCTATTTTTCTCAAAGGTATTATCAATCCTAACGATGCTAAAAAAGCAGCTGCCATGGGCTTAGCAGGCATTGTGGTGTCCAATCATGGCGGACGTACGCTTGACGGATTACCGGCCACCATTGAAATGCTGCCGCTGATTCGCCAACAGGTTGGCCCCGATTTCACCCTGTTATTAGACAGTGGTATTCGCCGTGGCTCGGACATTTTTAAAGCCATTGCCTTAGGCGCTGACGCGGTACTGATTGGCCGACCACAATTGCACGGTTTAGGTGTTGCGGGCGCACTCGGCGTAGCACACATTTTACGGCTGTTTGTTGAAGAGTTTGAGCTAACCATGGCACTTATGGGCTGTGCAACGTTAGCTGATATCACCCCCGACTGCCTTTATAACCCATAG
- a CDS encoding TonB-dependent receptor, with protein sequence MNNSIKAKPALSLRQPIISASKSALLLSAAALLVGNVVHAQDIDEPIVLDTMQVTERASDTNPYAEEGAPYKAKISGDRRHVAELAKTPQTITVLTQTQIQESGKEDLRDILAAQPGISLGTGENGNAFGDRYVIRGHEARSDVFVDSIRDPGMTTRESFAVEQVEITKGPSSTFAGRGSSGGAVNSITKQASTDYDFNKLQAGVGTNDYKRFALDSNVAISEDAAVRANILLVGADVPDRAPADKKRTGFALSGNFHATEKLAIVADYYYLNAHDKPDLGSYIIRDTNQVVKDIPAYAQDEDFLDSTVSTYTVRANYKVNDQLSFQNSMRYGTTENGYVVTGIKASTRDASDPDAPGAATTAFSTHQGWQEVDYFVNQLNAYLTADLADMEHQFIFSAEYSDMNVTNGAYNYTNTGTTNCIVGGRGGVSASYCGLDANGDLVDDINNLLGREITKGDQDSDYNVETISLSAMDTVQLTDKLSAFVGVRMDHFDYDNTVASRDRATSIVTDNNYSYDDTLWNGHVGFVYQLSDAGNIYATYSTAANINGGESDVGGNCGYGGICGDTTTIAQSKPEKVENIEIGTKWNLFDEKLLATAAIFQITKSDVMEGADYTSEGTLNTGKNRVKGLEVSLVGNITHDLSIQLGASLMDSEILDSVNDDSLGKALANFADESAYAQVRYQFTPQFSAGAVATYSSEIFVGQPDSAANEELSVPSYTVFDLFANYEINEQLKLRLNVANLADKDYYLTAYRGATFAYIGAARNTKLTLSYEF encoded by the coding sequence ATGAACAACAGTATTAAAGCTAAACCAGCGCTTAGTCTGCGCCAGCCAATTATTTCTGCCAGTAAGAGCGCTTTACTATTAAGTGCTGCGGCACTATTGGTAGGCAATGTAGTACACGCTCAAGATATTGACGAGCCAATTGTACTTGATACGATGCAAGTTACAGAACGCGCTAGTGATACTAACCCTTATGCCGAAGAAGGTGCGCCATACAAAGCTAAAATCTCTGGTGACAGACGTCACGTGGCTGAGCTAGCAAAAACACCACAAACGATTACGGTGTTAACCCAAACTCAAATTCAAGAGTCAGGTAAAGAAGACTTACGCGACATTCTTGCTGCACAACCAGGCATTAGCTTGGGAACAGGTGAAAACGGTAACGCTTTTGGTGACCGTTATGTTATCCGTGGCCACGAAGCGCGCAGTGATGTGTTTGTCGATAGTATTCGCGATCCAGGCATGACCACGCGCGAAAGCTTTGCGGTTGAGCAAGTTGAAATAACTAAAGGCCCAAGCTCTACTTTTGCTGGCCGTGGTTCAAGTGGTGGCGCCGTTAATAGCATAACGAAGCAAGCAAGCACTGATTATGACTTTAACAAGCTGCAAGCGGGTGTTGGCACTAACGACTACAAGCGTTTTGCTTTAGACAGCAATGTTGCGATTAGTGAAGACGCCGCAGTACGTGCCAACATTTTATTGGTCGGTGCAGATGTTCCTGATCGCGCGCCAGCAGATAAAAAACGCACCGGTTTTGCGTTATCGGGTAACTTCCATGCGACAGAAAAACTAGCAATCGTAGCCGATTATTACTACTTAAACGCCCATGACAAGCCTGATTTAGGCAGCTACATCATCCGTGATACTAACCAAGTAGTTAAAGATATCCCTGCCTACGCCCAAGATGAAGATTTCTTAGACTCGACCGTTTCAACTTACACGGTTCGTGCTAACTACAAGGTCAATGACCAACTGTCGTTCCAAAATAGCATGCGTTACGGCACCACCGAAAACGGTTACGTCGTTACTGGAATTAAGGCGAGTACCAGAGATGCTAGTGATCCAGATGCACCAGGCGCTGCCACAACAGCCTTTAGCACCCACCAGGGTTGGCAAGAGGTTGATTACTTTGTTAATCAATTAAATGCTTATTTAACCGCTGATCTGGCTGATATGGAACATCAGTTTATTTTCAGCGCTGAATATTCAGACATGAATGTAACTAATGGTGCTTACAACTACACCAATACCGGCACAACCAACTGTATTGTCGGAGGCCGTGGTGGTGTTAGTGCAAGCTATTGTGGACTTGATGCTAACGGTGATCTGGTTGACGACATTAATAATTTATTAGGACGTGAGATCACCAAAGGTGACCAAGACTCAGACTACAATGTTGAGACTATCTCTTTGTCAGCAATGGACACGGTACAGTTAACTGATAAATTGTCAGCTTTTGTTGGTGTGCGTATGGATCACTTTGATTACGATAATACCGTTGCCAGTCGAGATAGAGCAACTAGCATTGTGACGGACAATAACTATTCATATGACGATACTCTATGGAATGGTCACGTCGGTTTTGTTTATCAGCTAAGTGACGCTGGCAATATTTATGCAACATACAGCACCGCTGCTAACATTAACGGCGGCGAGTCTGATGTTGGCGGTAACTGTGGTTACGGCGGCATTTGTGGCGACACAACAACGATTGCCCAAAGCAAGCCTGAAAAAGTAGAGAACATCGAAATTGGTACCAAATGGAACCTGTTTGATGAAAAACTATTGGCAACAGCGGCTATTTTCCAAATCACCAAAAGTGACGTAATGGAAGGTGCTGACTACACGTCTGAAGGTACTTTAAATACAGGTAAAAACCGTGTTAAAGGGCTTGAAGTATCATTAGTTGGTAACATTACTCATGACCTAAGCATTCAACTTGGTGCATCATTAATGGATTCAGAGATTTTAGATTCGGTTAATGATGATTCTCTTGGTAAAGCATTAGCTAACTTCGCTGACGAAAGTGCATATGCGCAAGTACGTTATCAGTTCACACCTCAGTTTTCTGCGGGTGCAGTTGCAACCTATTCAAGTGAAATTTTTGTTGGCCAACCTGACAGCGCTGCCAACGAGGAGCTAAGTGTACCTAGCTATACAGTGTTCGATTTATTTGCTAATTATGAAATTAATGAACAGCTAAAACTTCGCCTAAACGTCGCTAACCTTGCAGACAAAGACTACTACTTAACGGCATATCGTGGTGCTACCTTTGCTTACATTGGCGCAGCACGTAACACTAAGTTAACGCTTTCATACGAGTTCTAA
- a CDS encoding energy transducer TonB, whose product MNPSPWLKCLLLAVLSIMFHLLVAVSYFAFANHQPTDGTTGEGTNGIDVGLGQIGSYADMAKQLLAKDALATTPQKKPESVQPAPVKAVKKEQPKPVKPVVVKQVITKKIIEKKTVAVKQLTTKKLVPTTKKADYVVTKKVAQQKVVKPTPQEIKQQPPKKVSQPTQPTEQETKQVAAKEQVATKASVRGTGIAMEQSTGGFKGSNKDYFSHLLAWLNKYKQYPIAAKKQKQQGVVQLQFTIDPTGNVLAQSIKKTSGHQLLDQSALDMLKLAQPLPQPPEKLKRARLTLVIPINFSLITNN is encoded by the coding sequence ATGAACCCTAGCCCTTGGTTAAAGTGTCTGCTGCTGGCCGTACTGTCAATTATGTTTCATTTGCTGGTCGCTGTGAGTTATTTCGCTTTTGCGAATCACCAACCCACCGATGGTACAACTGGCGAAGGTACCAATGGTATTGACGTCGGCTTAGGCCAAATCGGTTCTTATGCTGACATGGCTAAGCAGTTGTTAGCCAAAGATGCCTTGGCCACCACGCCGCAAAAAAAGCCGGAATCGGTCCAACCAGCGCCCGTAAAAGCAGTTAAAAAAGAACAACCAAAACCTGTTAAACCAGTGGTAGTCAAGCAAGTAATCACCAAGAAAATAATTGAGAAAAAAACAGTCGCAGTTAAACAACTCACCACTAAAAAGTTAGTACCGACAACTAAAAAAGCTGATTACGTCGTCACCAAAAAGGTCGCGCAGCAAAAAGTTGTTAAGCCGACGCCACAAGAGATTAAACAGCAGCCGCCTAAAAAAGTCAGCCAGCCAACTCAACCAACAGAGCAAGAGACCAAGCAAGTTGCGGCAAAAGAACAAGTAGCAACCAAAGCGAGCGTCCGAGGCACCGGCATTGCAATGGAGCAATCAACGGGTGGTTTTAAAGGCAGTAATAAAGATTATTTTTCCCATTTACTCGCCTGGCTCAACAAATACAAACAATACCCAATTGCAGCAAAAAAACAAAAACAACAGGGCGTTGTTCAACTGCAATTTACTATCGATCCAACCGGAAATGTTTTAGCGCAGAGCATAAAGAAAACCTCAGGGCATCAGCTGTTAGATCAGTCGGCATTAGACATGCTTAAGCTGGCACAACCTTTACCACAGCCTCCTGAAAAACTTAAAAGAGCACGTTTGACTCTAGTTATACCCATTAATTTTTCTCTAATTACCAATAACTAA
- a CDS encoding biopolymer transporter ExbD — protein MSLLSVKAPRKKQSDDALIPLINIVFLLLIFFMVAGSIQPSIPVELNHPVAAQIDHPITAQPVQITLTLSNDIYWNETKMSVEQFGQAIAKDVPNSINLHVDQQVTAGYLDTVLNVIRQHQIATINLITQQTRTN, from the coding sequence ATGAGCCTTTTAAGCGTAAAAGCACCACGTAAAAAGCAATCTGATGATGCGCTTATTCCGTTGATCAATATTGTTTTTTTATTATTAATATTTTTTATGGTGGCTGGCTCAATTCAACCTTCTATTCCGGTTGAGCTTAATCACCCCGTGGCGGCTCAGATTGACCACCCTATTACTGCGCAACCGGTCCAAATCACCTTGACCCTGAGCAACGATATTTATTGGAATGAAACAAAGATGTCAGTAGAGCAATTTGGCCAAGCGATCGCTAAAGATGTTCCTAATAGTATTAATTTACATGTCGACCAACAGGTGACCGCTGGCTACCTAGATACCGTATTAAATGTTATTAGGCAGCATCAAATCGCCACTATTAATCTTATTACTCAACAGACTAGGACCAATTAA
- a CDS encoding biopolymer transporter ExbD yields the protein MSNSLNLSSATPSLAASLSTKKRAKKAISLTALIDVVFILLMFFMLTSTFIKWHKLELQTANAGSDSLVSEEKTQLVIIRENKTFSLLTTALTDDKHAQEFNALADLIAVLDPSLATVLIPQPQIDVQTIMTTLTQLKAANITQVTLGNVLHDKSED from the coding sequence ATGAGCAACAGCTTAAATTTATCATCGGCGACCCCGTCATTGGCAGCGTCGTTATCAACAAAAAAGCGCGCAAAAAAAGCCATTAGCTTAACGGCATTGATTGATGTGGTATTCATTTTATTAATGTTTTTCATGCTGACCTCGACGTTTATAAAGTGGCATAAGCTTGAATTACAAACGGCTAATGCTGGTAGCGACTCACTGGTCAGCGAAGAAAAAACCCAGTTAGTTATCATCAGAGAAAATAAGACATTTTCACTGTTAACAACGGCTTTAACCGATGATAAACACGCGCAAGAATTTAACGCGTTAGCCGACTTAATTGCGGTGCTCGACCCAAGCTTGGCCACGGTATTAATTCCACAGCCACAAATTGATGTGCAAACAATTATGACCACCCTAACCCAACTAAAAGCGGCCAACATAACGCAAGTTACCTTGGGTAATGTATTGCACGATAAGAGCGAAGATTAA
- a CDS encoding MotA/TolQ/ExbB proton channel family protein codes for MFFNFLIEGGAVIWALALCSIVAVAVFFFKTWQFWAVLKLSNTSAVQARKLLANNHRSQALVLVNGQANPRSKIIAKTLQLFDNADFDDQSAKAESVRLAQLEISQLHSFLRVLEVIAMIAPLLGLLGTVLGMIEAFKAMEAAGSQVNPAILSGGIWQALLTTAVGMAVAIPVSIAHSWLERRVEVETEQIQDDLSWLFTLQATIKANDKASATNKQITTSPATSTLQNAS; via the coding sequence ATGTTTTTTAATTTTTTAATCGAAGGCGGTGCCGTCATTTGGGCATTAGCACTTTGCTCTATCGTCGCTGTTGCGGTTTTTTTCTTTAAAACATGGCAATTTTGGGCAGTATTAAAACTATCTAATACCAGTGCGGTTCAGGCCAGAAAACTGCTGGCGAATAATCACCGCAGCCAAGCCTTAGTATTAGTCAATGGCCAAGCGAATCCGCGCTCAAAAATCATTGCCAAAACATTACAGTTATTTGATAACGCTGATTTCGATGACCAAAGCGCTAAAGCAGAGTCAGTACGATTAGCACAATTGGAAATTAGCCAGCTTCACAGCTTTTTACGGGTATTAGAAGTGATCGCAATGATTGCACCATTACTTGGATTATTAGGCACAGTGCTCGGCATGATCGAAGCATTTAAAGCCATGGAAGCCGCAGGTTCGCAAGTCAACCCAGCGATATTGTCGGGTGGTATTTGGCAGGCGTTATTAACCACCGCTGTCGGCATGGCCGTTGCGATCCCAGTATCAATAGCGCATAGCTGGTTAGAGCGTCGAGTTGAAGTTGAAACGGAGCAAATCCAAGACGATCTTAGCTGGCTATTTACCTTGCAAGCCACCATCAAAGCCAATGACAAAGCTAGCGCTACGAACAAGCAAATCACTACTAGCCCGGCCACCAGCACATTGCAAAACGCCTCATGA
- a CDS encoding LysR family transcriptional regulator, with product MDSNFIKRLKLMAIFCHVIDSGSMRQAAKNLNMTPSAVSQFITQLETELGITLIYRSTRKISLSEAGLNYYKQGQQMLLAAERADNVISEQKDSLDGELRISVPVGMATNPLAEALADLLKSQPKLNLSIIASDEYVDPIAERIDIAINVGQPADSGFIYHYLGDPARHFYASPEYLRLHGRPVVPADLEQHTWLGLRNNCALNQTVLTKAGSDSINYTPKLRMQFNDLNSMIAHVKEGLGIAVLPQLEIKRLIGTGELVSVLDDWSMPGFHLYALTMDKKLSLKVKVALDTLKDYFNKQV from the coding sequence ATGGATAGTAATTTTATAAAACGGCTTAAACTAATGGCCATTTTTTGTCATGTAATTGACAGTGGTTCAATGCGCCAAGCGGCAAAAAATTTAAATATGACACCGTCAGCTGTCAGTCAGTTCATAACTCAGTTAGAAACAGAATTAGGGATCACGTTAATTTACCGCTCAACCCGCAAGATAAGTTTGTCGGAGGCGGGTTTAAATTATTACAAGCAAGGGCAGCAAATGTTATTGGCCGCAGAGCGAGCCGATAATGTGATTAGTGAACAAAAAGATAGCCTCGACGGTGAATTACGGATATCTGTACCTGTTGGCATGGCGACTAATCCGCTAGCCGAAGCGCTGGCCGATTTATTAAAAAGTCAGCCAAAACTTAATTTAAGCATTATTGCCAGTGACGAATATGTCGACCCAATTGCCGAGCGAATTGATATTGCGATTAATGTTGGTCAGCCTGCCGATTCAGGGTTTATTTATCATTATTTAGGCGATCCCGCGCGACATTTTTACGCCAGTCCTGAGTATTTACGGCTACATGGGCGCCCGGTAGTGCCTGCTGATCTAGAGCAGCATACTTGGTTAGGGTTAAGAAATAACTGCGCATTAAATCAAACCGTTTTGACTAAAGCTGGCAGTGATAGTATTAACTATACGCCTAAACTTAGAATGCAGTTTAACGATCTTAACTCGATGATTGCGCATGTTAAAGAAGGGCTTGGCATTGCAGTATTGCCGCAGTTAGAAATTAAACGACTCATTGGCACCGGTGAGCTGGTGTCGGTATTAGATGATTGGTCAATGCCGGGGTTTCATCTGTATGCGCTGACCATGGATAAAAAACTGTCATTAAAAGTTAAAGTAGCGCTTGATACGCTTAAAGACTATTTTAATAAGCAAGTTTAA